One genomic window of Streptosporangiales bacterium includes the following:
- a CDS encoding uracil-DNA glycosylase — translation MQEATGQQWPGEPATARTPVAEGPAAVRTLAGAAADVAEVDAGVSVCRACPRLVDWREQVARERRKAFAEQVYWGRPVPGFGVADPALLVVGLAPAAHGANRTGRMFTGDRSGDWLYRAMYRAGFANQPECRDPSDGLRLLGARVTAAVRCAPPANKPTPAERDACEPWLLRELELAAPTVRVVVALGAFAWQAAWHAMRLAEYVLPTRRPAFGHGVEVPAGRRLLLGSFHPSQQNTFTGKLTQPMFDAVFTRAAEFIQDR, via the coding sequence GTGCAGGAGGCGACCGGGCAGCAGTGGCCGGGGGAGCCGGCCACGGCACGTACGCCGGTGGCCGAGGGTCCCGCGGCAGTCCGTACGCTCGCCGGCGCCGCCGCGGACGTCGCCGAGGTGGACGCCGGGGTCAGCGTCTGCCGGGCCTGCCCACGGTTGGTCGACTGGCGGGAGCAGGTCGCCCGCGAGCGGCGCAAGGCGTTCGCCGAGCAGGTCTACTGGGGCCGCCCGGTGCCCGGGTTCGGCGTCGCCGACCCGGCGCTGCTCGTGGTCGGCCTCGCGCCCGCGGCGCACGGCGCGAACCGTACCGGCCGGATGTTCACCGGGGACCGCAGCGGCGACTGGCTCTACCGCGCCATGTACCGGGCGGGCTTCGCGAACCAGCCGGAGTGCCGCGACCCGTCCGACGGGCTGCGGCTGCTCGGCGCCCGCGTGACGGCGGCCGTACGGTGTGCGCCGCCGGCGAACAAGCCCACGCCGGCCGAGCGCGACGCCTGCGAGCCGTGGCTGCTGCGCGAGCTGGAGCTGGCGGCGCCGACCGTACGGGTGGTGGTCGCGCTCGGTGCGTTCGCCTGGCAGGCCGCCTGGCACGCGATGCGGCTGGCCGAGTACGTGCTGCCCACCAGGCGCCCGGCGTTCGGGCACGGCGTCGAGGTGCCGGCGGGACGGCGGCTGCTGCTCGGCTCGTTCCACCCGAGTCAGCAGAACACGTTCACCGGCAAGCTCACCCAGCCGATGTTCGACGCGGTGTTCACCCGCGCCGCCGAGTTCATCCAGGACCGGTGA
- a CDS encoding MOSC domain-containing protein, translated as MTNSPVLLSVNVGRARPTEHSDVDVTGIDKRPVDGQVEVRAPGPEQGTSGVVGDHVCDYRHHGGDDQAVYAYAREDLDRWQEELGRPLTNGVFGENLTTTGLDVTAAVIGERWRIGDALLEVCSVRIPCRTFAGWLAERGWVRRFTERAVPGAYLRVLEPGAVGAGMPVDVVSRPDHGLTVGRTFLALTTEPELLPELLLADALVDEAKEKARRRTGAATHHGGR; from the coding sequence ATGACGAACTCCCCGGTGCTGCTTTCCGTCAACGTGGGCCGTGCCCGGCCGACCGAGCATTCCGACGTCGACGTGACCGGCATCGACAAGCGTCCGGTCGACGGGCAGGTCGAGGTGCGGGCGCCGGGGCCCGAGCAGGGCACCAGCGGCGTGGTGGGCGACCACGTCTGCGACTACCGCCACCACGGCGGCGACGACCAGGCGGTGTACGCGTACGCGCGCGAGGACCTGGACCGGTGGCAGGAGGAGCTCGGCCGGCCGCTGACGAACGGGGTGTTCGGCGAGAACCTGACCACCACAGGCCTGGACGTCACCGCGGCGGTGATCGGCGAGCGGTGGCGGATCGGTGATGCGCTGCTCGAGGTGTGCTCGGTACGCATTCCCTGCCGCACGTTCGCCGGCTGGCTGGCCGAGCGCGGTTGGGTTCGTCGGTTCACCGAGCGCGCGGTGCCTGGCGCGTACCTCCGGGTGCTCGAGCCTGGCGCGGTAGGCGCGGGGATGCCGGTGGACGTCGTCTCGCGCCCCGACCACGGCCTGACCGTCGGGCGGACATTCCTGGCGCTCACCACCGAGCCCGAGCTGCTGCCCGAGCTGCTCCTGGCGGACGCGCTCGTGGACGAGGCGAAGGAGAAGGCCCGCCGGCGAACGGGTGCCGCAACTCACCACGGCGGCCGGTAA
- a CDS encoding NAD(P)/FAD-dependent oxidoreductase: MSASRPHILVIGGGYVGMYTAYGLQRRLRPGQAHVTLVSPESYMTYQPFLPEAAAGSLEPRHVVAPLRKVLPKVRVINAELTGLDHASRTATIRAISGEERQLGYDVVVLALGSVARTLPVPGLAEEGIGFRNVGEAIYLRNQVLSRLDLAVSTDDEKRRRRALSFVFVGGGYAGVEALAELEDMARDACDYYKGLDPAEMRWVLVEAADRIMPEVDLDMANYTVDRLENRGIEVRLNTKLDSCVDGQVRLTDGTEFESDTVVWTAGVKPHPVLAATDLPLDAKGRVACDAKLRVDGVPDAWAAGDCAAVPDVTNPGEICAPSAQHAVRQAKLLAKNVLATIRGGEANEYRHAHVGSVASLGLHKGVAQVYGVKLTGLPAWFMHRTYHVSRMPTWNRKVRVVGDWTFALFFRRENVSLGQLHRPRQEFELATRTGALPERQARS; this comes from the coding sequence ATGAGCGCATCGCGACCACACATCCTCGTCATCGGTGGCGGCTACGTCGGCATGTACACCGCCTACGGCCTGCAGCGCAGGCTGCGGCCGGGGCAGGCGCACGTGACGCTGGTCAGCCCGGAGTCGTACATGACGTACCAGCCGTTCCTGCCCGAAGCCGCGGCCGGCAGCCTGGAGCCGCGGCACGTCGTGGCGCCGCTGCGGAAGGTGCTGCCGAAGGTGCGGGTCATCAACGCGGAGCTGACCGGCCTCGACCACGCCAGCCGCACCGCCACCATCAGGGCCATCTCCGGCGAGGAGCGGCAGCTCGGGTACGACGTCGTGGTGCTGGCGCTCGGCTCGGTGGCACGCACCCTGCCGGTGCCCGGCCTGGCCGAAGAGGGGATCGGCTTCCGCAACGTCGGCGAGGCCATCTACCTGCGCAACCAGGTGCTCAGCCGGCTCGACCTCGCCGTCTCGACCGACGACGAGAAGCGCCGGCGGCGGGCGTTGAGCTTCGTCTTCGTCGGCGGCGGTTACGCGGGCGTGGAGGCGCTCGCCGAGCTGGAGGACATGGCCAGGGACGCCTGCGATTACTACAAGGGTCTGGACCCGGCAGAGATGCGTTGGGTGCTCGTCGAGGCGGCCGACCGGATCATGCCCGAGGTCGACCTCGACATGGCGAACTACACCGTCGACCGGCTGGAGAACCGCGGCATCGAGGTGCGGCTCAACACGAAGCTGGACTCGTGTGTCGACGGGCAGGTGCGGCTGACCGACGGCACCGAGTTCGAGTCGGACACCGTCGTCTGGACCGCGGGCGTCAAACCGCACCCGGTGCTGGCCGCGACTGACCTGCCGCTCGACGCGAAGGGCCGGGTCGCCTGCGACGCGAAGCTGCGCGTCGACGGCGTGCCGGACGCGTGGGCCGCCGGCGACTGCGCGGCCGTCCCCGACGTCACCAACCCGGGTGAGATCTGCGCGCCGAGCGCACAGCACGCGGTGCGGCAGGCGAAGCTGCTGGCGAAGAACGTGCTCGCGACGATCCGCGGCGGTGAGGCGAACGAGTACCGGCACGCCCACGTCGGCTCGGTCGCCAGCCTCGGGCTGCACAAGGGGGTCGCGCAGGTCTACGGGGTCAAGCTGACCGGCCTGCCTGCCTGGTTCATGCACCGCACGTACCACGTGTCCCGGATGCCCACCTGGAACCGCAAGGTGCGGGTCGTGGGGGACTGGACGTTCGCGCTGTTCTTCCGGCGGGAGAACGTCTCGCTCGGTCAGCTGCACCGGCCGCGGCAGGAGTTCGAGCTCGCCACCCGCACCGGTGCACTCCCGGAGCGGCAGGCCCGCAGCTGA
- a CDS encoding DUF58 domain-containing protein — MRAAGAAPAWAFRRAVAVAMLCVLAGFALGRADVVVLGVPFALYAAVAWARAAAPRLRASLLLDRDRVLEGETVVGTVRLHSDVDLDAVTVSLALPHQLRAVDPLTRTVAVRADVPCDVDVRLQALRWGRHQLGPARVSPHGPHLGSTAAAVDLPGARITVIGTQERFHVADLTPYALAAAGGHRSRRHGDGLEFAAVRPFAFGDRVRQVNWRVTARLGDLHVNDTLTDRMSEVVVLLDAAFGAGRSGGVHGAASSLDVTVRAAGAIATHYLRAGDTVSLVEFGGHIRDLSGLHGRGAVTRALDWLVDTTPGTLGWDVQGQAHRSTAAARPCARRGAEPVARGALHRAAGHAAATRPGHRRGRHQAGGRTTAAAAVARRDGAADLAAGAGAHRRPARRGRSAGRRLGGRRQHRRGAPRRGGHVARTEGSGPMTPRSRFAGPVLRRTGTGVALVVRLAHLVLAVATSAFVVAAVPSNLPLSGFVVVVAVVAVLGTLDSSGVWSTGTLVLLVVEYLVAVASARSAAAGMGVLAAVVTAVYLVHATGALAAVLPPGSKVARGVLVRWALSTATVVVAGLAFMLAFAVLPSVRPGVGWLVVGALAVAALLLLPALAFRRRGQATRGSVEP; from the coding sequence GTGAGGGCAGCCGGCGCTGCCCCTGCGTGGGCGTTCCGGCGGGCCGTTGCCGTGGCGATGCTGTGCGTGCTTGCCGGGTTCGCGCTCGGCCGCGCCGACGTGGTCGTGCTCGGCGTGCCGTTCGCGCTGTACGCGGCCGTCGCGTGGGCCCGCGCCGCTGCGCCGCGGCTGCGGGCGTCGCTGCTGCTCGACCGCGACCGGGTGCTCGAAGGCGAGACGGTGGTCGGCACCGTGCGGCTGCACAGCGACGTCGACCTGGACGCCGTCACCGTCTCGCTCGCGCTGCCGCACCAGCTGCGGGCGGTCGACCCGCTGACCCGTACGGTCGCCGTGCGGGCAGATGTGCCGTGCGACGTCGACGTACGCCTGCAGGCGTTGCGGTGGGGCCGCCACCAGCTTGGGCCGGCGCGGGTGTCACCGCACGGTCCGCACCTCGGCAGCACCGCTGCGGCCGTCGACCTGCCGGGCGCCAGAATCACCGTAATCGGCACGCAGGAGCGGTTCCACGTCGCCGACCTCACGCCGTACGCGCTCGCGGCCGCGGGCGGCCACCGGTCCCGCAGGCACGGCGACGGGCTGGAGTTCGCCGCCGTGCGGCCGTTCGCGTTCGGCGACCGGGTACGGCAGGTGAACTGGCGCGTCACCGCCAGGCTCGGCGATCTGCACGTCAACGACACGCTCACCGACCGGATGTCCGAGGTCGTCGTGTTGCTCGACGCGGCGTTCGGCGCCGGACGCTCCGGCGGCGTGCACGGTGCGGCGAGCAGCCTGGACGTCACCGTACGAGCCGCCGGTGCCATCGCCACGCACTACCTGCGTGCCGGCGACACCGTCTCGCTGGTGGAGTTCGGCGGGCACATCCGCGACCTCTCCGGGCTGCACGGCCGCGGTGCGGTGACCCGGGCGCTCGACTGGCTGGTCGACACCACGCCCGGCACCCTCGGCTGGGACGTCCAGGGCCAGGCGCATCGGTCCACAGCTGCTGCCCGCCCGTGCGCTCGCCGTGGTGCTGAGCCCGTTGCTCGAGGAGCGCTGCATCGAGCTGCTGGCCACGCTGCGGCAACGCGGCCAGGCCACCGTCGTGGTCGGCACCAGGCCGGCGGACGCACTACCGCCGCCGCAGCGGTTGCACGACGAGATGGCGCAGCGGATCTGGCAGCTGGAGCGGGAGCGCACCGTCGCCCTGCTCGGCGAGGTCGGAGTGCCGGTCGTCGGCTGGGTGGGCGCAGGCAGCACCGACGCGGTGCTCCGCGACGTGGTGGCCATGTCGCGCGCACCGAAGGCAGTGGCCCGATGACCCCGCGGTCGAGGTTCGCCGGGCCGGTGCTTCGTCGTACCGGCACCGGGGTTGCGCTCGTGGTGCGGTTGGCGCACCTGGTGCTCGCGGTCGCGACGAGTGCGTTCGTGGTGGCGGCGGTGCCGAGCAACCTGCCGCTGTCCGGGTTCGTCGTCGTGGTCGCGGTGGTGGCCGTGCTCGGCACGCTCGACTCGAGCGGCGTGTGGTCGACGGGGACGCTGGTGCTGCTGGTCGTCGAGTACCTGGTGGCCGTCGCGAGCGCCCGGTCGGCGGCCGCGGGCATGGGGGTGCTCGCGGCTGTGGTGACCGCGGTCTACCTGGTGCACGCGACCGGCGCGCTCGCGGCCGTGCTGCCGCCGGGTTCGAAGGTGGCGCGTGGCGTGCTCGTCCGCTGGGCGCTGAGCACCGCGACGGTGGTCGTCGCCGGCCTGGCGTTCATGCTGGCGTTCGCCGTGCTGCCGTCCGTGCGGCCTGGCGTCGGCTGGCTGGTGGTCGGCGCGCTCGCCGTCGCGGCGCTGCTCCTGCTGCCCGCCCTGGCCTTCCGCCGCCGCGGTCAGGCAACTCGGGGTAGCGTCGAACCATGA
- a CDS encoding DUF4129 domain-containing protein encodes MRATAHVRAVLVALVVAALVGVVAYAASSGAPVTSSPLPTVDVAESRAPSGVEPPQRPPIRPFEGGLFTAALVGIAAVAAAPIVYVLVRLVLLLTRVCRRTDLIGDSLAGEAIELRGGEVLPPAEQAERLLAGADAGLAELDAPDARGALIECWARLEQAAAGLGMPRRPEETATDLAVRILAERRAPEPAVRRLLALYHEARYSTHPVDAAERTAARWCSPTSALRSTGRAHDCQGAHEDRRRHRRGDGVRRVPGRGGGTRGVAARRPPAVPARSVGLAGDRRDPVPVEPVVGQLAEWPHNRAFARVDHISELLDFARTGTRHFEFGVRPILVDLVDDRLRRHHGVDRRRQPEQAHAIMGEDLWSLVTTEQPESPSATQLRGWVTAIERL; translated from the coding sequence ATGAGAGCGACGGCACACGTCCGCGCCGTGCTGGTCGCGCTCGTGGTCGCCGCGCTCGTCGGGGTCGTGGCGTACGCCGCGTCGAGCGGTGCGCCTGTGACGTCGTCGCCGCTGCCCACCGTCGACGTCGCCGAGTCGCGGGCACCGAGCGGGGTCGAGCCGCCGCAGCGGCCGCCGATCCGCCCGTTCGAGGGCGGGCTGTTCACCGCGGCACTCGTGGGCATCGCAGCCGTCGCGGCCGCGCCGATCGTGTACGTGCTCGTACGGCTGGTGCTGTTGCTGACGCGGGTGTGCCGGCGCACCGACCTGATCGGCGACTCGCTCGCCGGTGAGGCGATCGAGCTGCGCGGCGGTGAGGTGCTGCCGCCCGCGGAGCAGGCGGAGCGGCTGCTCGCCGGCGCGGACGCCGGACTGGCCGAGCTCGACGCCCCGGACGCCAGGGGCGCGCTGATCGAGTGCTGGGCGCGGCTGGAGCAGGCCGCGGCCGGGCTCGGCATGCCGCGCCGGCCGGAGGAGACGGCGACCGACCTCGCCGTGCGGATCCTTGCCGAGCGGCGGGCACCCGAGCCCGCCGTACGCCGGCTGCTCGCGCTGTACCACGAGGCGCGGTACTCCACGCACCCCGTGGATGCGGCCGAGCGCACGGCCGCCAGGTGGTGCTCGCCGACGTCCGCGCTGCGCTCGACGGGGCGCGCACATGATTGCCAGGGAGCTCACGAAGATCGTCGGCGCCACCGTCGCGGCGACGGTGTTCGTCGCGTTCCTGGCCGCGGCGGCGGTACGCGAGGTGTGGCTGCCAGGCGTCCTCCTGCTGTGCCTGCTCGCAGCGTCGGCCTGGCGGGTGACCGCCGCGATCCGGTGCCGGTGGAGCCCGTGGTCGGCCAGTTGGCCGAGTGGCCGCACAATCGGGCGTTCGCCAGGGTCGACCACATCAGCGAGCTGCTCGACTTCGCCCGTACGGGCACCAGGCACTTCGAGTTCGGAGTACGGCCGATCCTCGTCGACCTCGTCGACGACCGACTGCGCAGGCACCACGGCGTCGACAGGCGCCGGCAACCGGAGCAGGCGCACGCGATCATGGGGGAGGACCTGTGGTCTCTCGTCACGACCGAGCAACCGGAGAGCCCGAGCGCGACGCAGCTGCGGGGCTGGGTGACGGCGATCGAGCGGCTGTGA
- a CDS encoding AAA domain-containing protein has protein sequence MITPRVAGEYADRVVTAVEQAVVGKRAALEAVFAGILAGGHVLLEDLPGLGKTLIARSFAQVLGLEFTRVQFTPDLLPADITGSYVYDQGAGTFEFRPGPVFTNLLLADEVNRTPPKTQAALLEAMQVSVEGRTYPLDPPFHVLATSNPIEYEGTYPLPEAQLDRFLLRVSLGYPSDDDEWEVLRRRIARQQEAQLLDPVVDKATLSAMQHAVEQVAVEDTVGRYVVALVAATRAHSQVLVGASPRGALAVLAGARAMAVLRGRDYLLPEDVQQVAPAALAHRVTVKPEMWLRRVTAAGIVTEVLEQVPAPRTAAAPTYTADWEDTR, from the coding sequence GTGATCACGCCGCGCGTGGCCGGCGAGTACGCCGACCGCGTCGTCACCGCCGTCGAGCAGGCGGTGGTGGGCAAGCGCGCCGCCCTCGAGGCCGTCTTCGCCGGCATCCTCGCCGGTGGGCACGTACTGCTCGAAGACCTGCCTGGCCTCGGCAAGACGCTGATCGCGCGGTCGTTCGCGCAGGTGCTCGGGCTGGAGTTCACCCGCGTGCAGTTCACCCCCGACCTGCTGCCCGCGGACATCACCGGGTCGTACGTCTACGACCAGGGCGCGGGCACGTTCGAGTTCCGTCCTGGGCCGGTGTTCACCAACCTGCTGCTCGCCGACGAGGTGAACCGCACGCCGCCGAAGACGCAGGCGGCACTGCTCGAGGCCATGCAGGTGAGCGTGGAGGGCCGCACGTACCCGCTGGACCCGCCGTTCCACGTGCTCGCCACGTCCAACCCGATCGAGTACGAGGGCACCTACCCGCTGCCGGAGGCGCAGCTCGACCGGTTCCTGCTGCGGGTGTCGCTCGGCTATCCCAGCGACGACGACGAGTGGGAGGTGCTGCGCCGGCGGATCGCGCGGCAGCAGGAGGCGCAGCTGCTCGACCCGGTGGTGGACAAGGCGACGCTGTCTGCCATGCAGCACGCGGTGGAGCAGGTGGCCGTCGAGGACACCGTCGGGCGGTACGTGGTCGCGCTTGTCGCCGCCACCCGCGCGCACAGCCAGGTGCTGGTCGGCGCGTCGCCGCGCGGCGCTCTCGCCGTGCTGGCCGGCGCGCGGGCGATGGCCGTGCTGCGCGGACGCGACTACCTGCTGCCCGAGGACGTCCAGCAGGTCGCGCCGGCAGCGCTCGCGCACCGGGTCACGGTGAAGCCGGAGATGTGGCTGCGCCGGGTGACCGCCGCGGGCATCGTCACCGAAGTGCTCGAGCAGGTGCCGGCGCCGAGGACGGCCGCGGCGCCGACCTACACGGCCGACTGGGAGGACACCCGGTGA